The stretch of DNA gatccCGAAGAAGTGTACATCTGTCTTCCTCAACCTTTCTGGCCTATGAACTTTGAGACCCccggttgttgttgttttctgtttgcttgtttgtttgttttagatttttgaaGGCTGTGAAGCTCGGGGCGTCAGGTGGACAGAgtgtgttgtctctgtctcaaaCCTGTCTTCATACACCCTCCACTTCACAAAATGCAGCCCAACCAGACTCGCACATTCCTGGCCCTGTTTCTCAAATACAGACTGAAAGGaaaggggagggaagggaaTTAGAGGCGAGGACAGAAATCCAGACCACTGCTCTAATATCTATATGGATTTGTCAGAGTGcgagtgtgtttatgtgtgtgtgcggtttCTCTCTCGACACGTATGTACTCGTTTGCTAACATATACAGTGTTTTCCTGGTTAGGGTGTGAACCAGGGGCACTTAAAAGTTGTGTAGCATCCACCCCACTGCTTCCTCACCCCGACCACCAGGGGTCACTCTTGATGTTTAGGATTGGGAGTGGGAGATCTGCTGTTTCTTATAGCGCCATTCCGCCTGCAtatctctatttttattttttattttttactccactttatttacttttccatCCCTCTAACCTTGAACTCTTTTCCTTCGATGCAGCTTtcttttgagttgtttttttgcctttggAGACGCAGATACAGAGCaaaagagtgggagagagagagggagcgagtgTTGTGATCGATCAGCTGTTCGCGGCACCGACAGCTACCCCCCCGTGACCTCTCAGCCAATCTCCTTCCACTGACGATAGAACGCCACGATGTTCTTCAGCTCCATGCCCGCCGAGCTCGCCGCCTGCATCGCCGCCTGACAGAGgtagaatgaaaacaaaacagtgttcAAAAAACTGTGCTTTCCTTCAGTCTTATACAGCCAATACAATGTTGTTTCAacaaatctaataaaaaaaaaagaaaaaaaaaagaaaggagggtCAGAATCTATGTTAGCGAGCTTCAAGTGCATCAACAAGGTCTTGTTCCTGTTATCAACgaatatgtaaaatataatttcatgttATTTATTCTATTGATCGACTTGATCTCACGCCACGgaggaatttttttatttagcaatTATTGAGAAAGTAACCAGGATTCACACTTCAACCTTTTTTCATGTATCACAACCTCAACAActtcacacaacacaatatACGAGAATGAAAGCAGTGATTGTATTTCATCTCTGTGAAGACAGGTTGCTTCAGGTGTCGTCTTTTCTTGATGAGAAAGATTACTGACCAATAATTCAAATCCTATACGTAGCTAGtagttttgtttgcatttgatACAAAATCTGGTTCAAGTTATATtacatgataaaataaatgtaaaaagcatCCAGTTTTTAGCAGACCATAAATATATCTTCGATGAATACTTGATAAGCTCATATTAACCAATATCGCTGGCTCAGTTGATTTATCATTGATGATAAGCTGAGAAGGACCTATCAAGTAAACATGCTTCTAAAGGTGACAGTTCTTAAGTAACAGCATCCTCATCAGGCCAATCTGTAGAATGCAAAAACTACACATTCACAGCATGGTtgtattttttgacattttgaaaaggaTGTCAGTTTGATgtgtaaaaaattttaaatcaacaaactTTTTGTCTCATCTAcagctacaaaaacaaacaaacaaaaaaataaatgtttgtttgaatcAGTAGCATTGACTGACTGACCTGCATCGCTGCCGACCGAGTGCAAAGCTCCTCCACTTGATGACCAGTAAGAATGGTCACCATACCAGCAGTATCTTCATCTCCATTGTTCTGGGAGACTGTCAGCTGACGACAGCTGTCCACCATCTTGTATAGATGCCTACAAACAGAGAAGAGGACCGGTCAAAATCTAAGTCGTGGAATGATAGTGCTGAAATAGAAAACCGAAGGGGAGCGAGGCGTTACCAGGCTTCGATGTCCTGCCGTTTCAGTTTATCTCTTTCAAAACTTCGACCGGACTCCTTCTGGCAGCGTATGTACCTATGGAGGGACAAGAGCAGCAACTTCAGCCTCCAAAAAAAGGGTGAGCAGTCAGGAGCTCCACCAGTCACTGTACTTTCACCACAGATACACACCGGTTGCCTTTGCGAAATTCAGACTCCAGGAAGCGGATCCCATCTCTAGCACcagcattttcctttttcagtctGTCAAGTCCATCAATTActacaacacagaaaacaccTGGATCAAGAGCCGGCACAAACTGGTTCACACCGACAGTCTCAATGTGACACAGTAACCAACTTTGTCAAGTGGGCATCATGtttgaagctgcagctgaacttttcttcagtttatttattcagactCTATGCTTTTGCTGTATGCCAGCTCTGTTATGTTACAGGAATCATGTGTGTTCAAACAATGAATAATTggtttttgaagaaaatataCTTACTTGTTAAACATACAATGAACTCAATAGTAACTCAATATGAGGCCAGCTTTTAAAATAGCTGCCATTATTTGCAGTAAACCTGTGTTTACTGATGTCTCTCCTCACTAACATGACTTTCTGGACTGAACTATAGTTTTATGTAAGAAAGCAGAATAAATTCAAATCGTCTGATAGGCATTTCTCCATTGTCAGAGGTCATGAGAAATGTCTTTACTTAGACTTTGTTCAAGGCCACACTGGTGGGGTAACCCAAACATCCTCCTCTGTCTTGCTCCTTGGaacagatggaggagaaggCAGTGCACTGACCTGTTCGTGGGATGATGACGATGAAGCAGCCACTGCCAGCCAGCTGCCGGATCAGGTTGAGATGctggcagagagcagctgtgtCTGGCACCAGGTAGGGAGACATGGACGACTGCGCTTTGGGCTGCTGAAGGCTGCCCTCTAGCTGCGACACCTCCAGCTGCAAGGATCAGACAAATGGAAAGTGAGCAGCTCACGATGATGAGCAATTCATTTTGTGGTCAGAGCTTTCACATGACTCTGAGGGCTGCTgttctgctcctgctgcctcTATCAGATGTGTACCAGTCAGATTTAGGTGGATGTTGGCTGGTTTTTCGACTGTGATGACAGACATCAGCAGACAGCTGTGTTTATGTTGTATTGCCGCTCAGATTTCACAGGGGAACAGACAGGGTAAACAGTCAGAGGACAGTGATAATGTAAAAACCTGTAGTCGAAGCTGGGCCATATCCCTCATTAAGCGATTTCGACGAGCTTCCTCTTCAGCCTGGACAATTAAAGATAAAGAAGGGATAGTTGACATCAAATTGGAACGTGAAAGTAGAGGTTTTTTGGTTTTAGGACCGTTAACAGTTCTCACAGTTATTGAAGTTGACGCATAATTTTTTATATGCTGGCTAAACTCTCCTGCAGAGTAATGACACTTGGCTAAATGAAGGGCCAGCTGTGGCTCTTCTGGTCATTTTTAAGTTCATGTCGCTCACCATTCGGAACTGGGCCTTGGCCTGTTGCACCAGATTATCCTGCTCGGACTGGCTGATGCTGGTGAAGATTCCCGCCTCCGGATTGAAGTGCAGCACGTTGCCTTGGAGATTTGTTAAGAAATGGCCAAAACTGCGAATGCAGCAAACCCGCACCACACACTGGAGGAAAGACagtacaaaacatttctgaagaCTCAAAACATTTATATAATATCTGTTAAATCCATTCTTCACCTTGATAATAATCTGTGATAATAACAGAAACTCCAATAGATATCAGAAGCTGCTGCgcttaatatttttaataataaattaaatgagaggtgataaaaacacagagattgATCAACTGATTCTACACGTGTTTCGGCTCTGTGAAACCTTTGGCCCAGCGACTCAAACACAGCGGGCAGCAGTTTTCAGCCAAAAAGCTAAACTGATAAACAGAAGCCGCTGAGCTTCCAgcggcagacagacacagttaTCAGCTGGGTAATAAACGTTGGTTAACATTtagctgcttgttaactttgTTCTGTGGCTGATGAATGTGCAGATAAGCAACTGTTGTGTAACATGTTAGCCATGACAACAGTCACAGGTTTGTcggctctctctcccccttcctgACACACTTGTGAACTGGAATTTGTAAAAGTAAAGATTTCAATTAATAGTACTGTTAAAACCTTCTCCTCATATTTAAGTTGATACCTTCACTAATTCTTTAACATTTGATTATGCTAACAAATAGTTACTGATGCTTTCCTTCCATTTTATTAGTTATCGGAATAATGTACacagaaaataacaacacaaatttGTTGCCTAGTTAAGAAAGCTCAACCAGTTTCTATACTGTTTTTCaatatcaaattttatttatatattgccaAATCAAAGAAGGCCAAATAATCCcaccatgagcaagcacttggcagtAGTGGCAGGAAAACTTCCtggaagaggcagaaacctcagacagaaccaggctcagggtggGCACCCATCTGTCTCGCTCAGTAGTTTCAGAAAGTGCAGGCTCTCTTATACGAGCCGGTAATTTGCAGAGAagctaatttgtttttcaaaatgtctcAATCACCCTACATTAAAAACTGAGtcctgtgtgtgcctgtgagtGAGTGTACCTCCTGTAGGGGGCTGAGGGAGGGGTTGCGATGTGTAAAATCAAGGCGGCGGTGAGCTACGCTCAGTGCCGGCAGGTGTCGCAGAGCCAAATCCTCGGGCAGCAGCAGACTCTGGACCAAACCTGGCTGCTCACACTCATTTAACAGCTCTGTCACCTCCGCGTTCAGGCCAAGTTCTGTAACACACACcgataaataattaaatgagcTGGAGACTCCAAATATTCAGAGTGAGAGGTGAACATGAGCACCGTTTGTAAAGTGAGTCAACAACATAAGGATGAGATTAAAGCTGAGGTGTagataaaactaataaaaaaaacaaacaaacaatcaaaatatTAGATATtaacataattacattaaacTACAGCAACAAATAACATATTTATACAAAATTTTAAAcagtataaaacatttattggatagaaaagtaagaaaagaaagaaaagcaaaaattaaataattttcttaaaACAAATTAGTGAGTGGTCCCATGTCCTATTTGACGCAGGGACTGCTGCGAAGTCAAAATAATACTCTTCTTATCTTAGTGTCATATTGACAACTGACttacaaaaaactaaaacaaggAGGAGTAACCTAACAGATGGTCTGGcctccagtgacatcacagagtcAGTCTGGGATTACATAAAGACAGCCTGGAACAACCTATCTGCAAAATACCTTGAAAAAGTCTGTGCAAGTGTAACTGGGAAAATTTCATAGATCTTCTCTGGTTATTATACTTCATATTAAGTCAACAGATGAATAAAGACGGTTCGtcaaataattttagaaagcATTGTGGCTTTACTTGTAGTGCTATGCTGCACATCAATGcttctttgactttttctgAACGGCTCAATGGCAAGAATATTTTGGTGTCACAACTGGTATGGTTCACTGGCTGTTATTTCTAAGTTGACTCTTACATATGAAACGAGGTCATCCCGCCCCTCTAAATGAACAGGCGGCCAAAGAAGGTTTGCTAAACCTGACTTGGAGCATTTCTATGAGCACCCATCACAGAACAAAGGAGCAACCCCAAACCCCGACTGCTGTTATGACAACCAGAAACCTCTACTCAGTGCAGTCTACCAGTAACTCACCAGCTTCTAGCATCTTGCTGCCATCTGGTAGCAGGTTGAGCAGTACAGACAGGCGGTTCCACAGGCTTTGAGAACTCTGCAGGGAGGATAGTGCATTACAGTGGGGTCAATATTTTCCTAAGATgtcaatgatttatttattttttttttaatatttgaagcAGGAAGGACTTCAGCATTACCTGCGCACACATGAGGATAATGTCAGTGTTGGTCCTTAGCCAGTCAACAAAAACTTTCACCACTTGGATCAAACCCTGATTGGTCAGGATCTCCAGCTTCTCTAGTAGAGTTTTCTCACTGTGCACTGACTGAGTGCTGTGTTGGCTGCCTTCTGAATCTGAGTCCAAGTCTACAGAAAAAGGTACagcaaaaattttaaaaattcaatGAAAAGCAGCCAAATGTAGGAAAGACAACTAATGAGCAAGAAAGCTTCCCTCCTAAATGTGGGAAAAGGAGATAAGAATAGGTTAAATAGAAGAATAGGTTGAGGCAAAAAGCAAATTACCATGTTCATTGGTTCCGTTGGTTGTACCAGGGTTCATGTTACAAGGTGAATCCCCGGGAGGGGGAGGAGTCTCCTGGGAAGGGGGAGCAGATGTGTCAGTGGGAGTGGGAATACCCGGTGAGGAGGAGGTTTGAGGCCTCAACAGCATGTTACTGAAGGTGGGTGCAAGGCGGAAGCAGCGTTTAGCCTGGAAGAGTTGCGAGGACATGGCCTGGAGGTTGCTGCTGATGCTGGAGTCGCTGGGCATGAGGGGCCCGTTAGTGGTTGGAGGGGTCTCACCATCCCTGTCACCTCCTTCTTCCTTGGTTTGGTCTTCGTCTTCCTCTTCGTCTTGATGCTCTCGGGCTTGGCCCTCCAAGTTTTCTGAGTTCTCTGCGTCCTCCATGTCTTCCAAGTCTGAACGAGACTCTTGGCTGTTCATGTCTGAGTCAGTCTCTACATCAAACGCtgttcctccttcctcttcctcctcctcttctgagCCACTCCCCCAGCTCCCCTCCTCAACCAACGGGTCTCTCTTAGCTTCATTCCTGATAGTGGAAGGATTGAGTGGTGTTCCCGTCGTGGTACCGCCTGTTGAATCAGCACGACCCCTCTTCTCttcgtcatcatcttcatcttcttcactCTCAAAGCCTTCGCTAAGGTCGCTTTCATCCTCTCCTCGACCGTCCTTGCGGGCACAGCGGCGTCGGCGCAGTCGAGAGAGGCGGGAGTacttcttcttctgcctctgtttGTCCTCTTCCAACTTTCGCTGCTCTTCGCCACTGCTGTGCTTTTTGGCACCAACACGTTGGGTGCCATTTTCATCCTtagcatcctcctcctcctcgtcttcctgCTCCAGGGAACCGTTCTGCAGGGGTCTCTCATCAGAATGGTCTGTTGGTGGAGCGGACACATCCCTCATCTCCAAGTCATCTAGACGAGGAAAACAGCATTTGTAATTTCCTATTCAGCTTCAGTGGAAAAGACATTTCCCTGGAATCTTTTGATTCTAACAACATATTTAACATAACAAATTAAACACTCCTACACTTATTTAATCCTAAAAGGGTATGTCAGACAACATAAATAATCGTGTTTAGCTGGAAATAACTCCCGACAACCAGCCAGGCCAAAGAAGTGTGTGGGTAAATATGTAGGCGCCACTTTAATCCTAAAAGATGAGGACAAATTGGGATTGACAAATTGATCTATGTAGCTGCCACGGGGAATAGGAGATTTCCTGTACTGTGCTTCctttgaatcattttttttcattcagaactaactaactaacaaaacaaactgccACTGTCTgacttttcttccttctctcacCTGTGGCCTCAGTGTGAAGTGGAGGCACCTGgctctctgcttcctccagtTCAGCTTGCAGCCGGATGTTAACGTGGTTCACCAGGTGGGAAAACAGGGCCAGCGTAAAAGCGATGGATGCGCTGTACTGCTTCGATCCTGAG from Echeneis naucrates chromosome 6, fEcheNa1.1, whole genome shotgun sequence encodes:
- the smg5 gene encoding nonsense-mediated mRNA decay factor SMG5, giving the protein MSGPGQDSEPEAKVLLIKRLYRAVVESVHKLDVIIGSKASYREVFKPENISLRNKLRELCVKLMFLHPVDYGRKAEELLWRKVYYEVIQVIKTNKKHIHSRSALECAYRTHLIAGVGFYQHLLLYIQSHYQLELQDCIDWTHVTDPLIGRKKPVSATPKEMEWAQMACHRCLVYLGDLARYQNELAGVEAEQLAERFYHQALSVMPHVGMPFNQLGTLAGSKFYNVEATYYYLRCIQSDAPFEGAYGNLKRLFDKAAKMYHQVKKQEMKKLSPSRQRSKDIKRLLVSFMYLQSLLQPKNSLMETELTSLCQSVLEDFNLVLFYLPPPAHGGAHHSPSEEEEEQQPHADSSCPVLPDTLVFKMVVTCLMVVHSLKRGGSKQYSASIAFTLALFSHLVNHVNIRLQAELEEAESQVPPLHTEATDDLEMRDVSAPPTDHSDERPLQNGSLEQEDEEEEDAKDENGTQRVGAKKHSSGEEQRKLEEDKQRQKKKYSRLSRLRRRRCARKDGRGEDESDLSEGFESEEDEDDDEEKRGRADSTGGTTTGTPLNPSTIRNEAKRDPLVEEGSWGSGSEEEEEEEGGTAFDVETDSDMNSQESRSDLEDMEDAENSENLEGQAREHQDEEEDEDQTKEEGGDRDGETPPTTNGPLMPSDSSISSNLQAMSSQLFQAKRCFRLAPTFSNMLLRPQTSSSPGIPTPTDTSAPPSQETPPPPGDSPCNMNPGTTNGTNEHDLDSDSEGSQHSTQSVHSEKTLLEKLEILTNQGLIQVVKVFVDWLRTNTDIILMCAQSSQSLWNRLSVLLNLLPDGSKMLEAELGLNAEVTELLNECEQPGLVQSLLLPEDLALRHLPALSVAHRRLDFTHRNPSLSPLQECVVRVCCIRSFGHFLTNLQGNVLHFNPEAGIFTSISQSEQDNLVQQAKAQFRMAEEEARRNRLMRDMAQLRLQLEVSQLEGSLQQPKAQSSMSPYLVPDTAALCQHLNLIRQLAGSGCFIVIIPRTVIDGLDRLKKENAGARDGIRFLESEFRKGNRYIRCQKESGRSFERDKLKRQDIEAWHLYKMVDSCRQLTVSQNNGDEDTAGMVTILTGHQVEELCTRSAAMQAAMQAASSAGMELKNIVAFYRQWKEIG